The Macaca mulatta isolate MMU2019108-1 chromosome X, T2T-MMU8v2.0, whole genome shotgun sequence DNA window AATTGTCCCTAGTTTAGTAATTCTCTCTGAGCTCCCTTAAGAGGGCCCAAGTactctttccatttctcttgacAAAGAATAAAGAATGAGACTAAGAGCCTTGACCATCATATGTCTGTTGAGCACTTGATACTTGAAAAATTTAGATGACTGGGGGTGTGGAAGTTTTGAATAAccagatatatacatatagatagatagcTAAAGGTATTTCATcactacattttcatttttttatttataaaatactccTTATGTATCACTCTTGTGCTAGGCACAGAAGATGCAATGCTGAATAAGACAATCAGCTTAGATTCCTTTTTGTGAAGTGTAACATGTACCCTTCCCAAATGTTCTATTAATGACAGATTCCTATCATTGGGTGCCTCATAATTTTGTATTATTCCATCACTTCTAAAGTCAAGGTCTACATGGTAATTTTCCTCAGTCTGAAGACAGTAGACATGCTTCCCTTCTTCTGTGGAGTTTCTGGTGTCTAAGAAGGCTTGATCGCCTACTAAAGTTTCTCTTGCATATGCTACATGTATAAGGCTGCTcacctgtgtgagttctctggtGTTTAATAAGGTGGGAGTTCTGAATGAATCTTTTTCCACATTCATCACATTTAAAGGGCTTCTCTCCTGTGTGAATTCTTTGGTGTGTGTGTAGATTTGTGTTATGACTAAAGCTTTTCCCACACCATGAGCATCTATATGGTTTTATTCCTTGATGGGTCATGAAGTGCTTATTAAGATCTGAACTCCATCTAAACCTCTTGTCACATTGTTgacatttatagggtttctctccagtgtgaattctctggTGTTTAATAAGATCAGAGCTAACTCTGAAGCTTTTCCCACATTCCTGACATTTAAAAGGTTTCTCCCCTGTGGGGCCTTTCCCATGAAGATCCATAAGTTTTGGAACCTCTTGTTTACAAGTtgcaagtttctttcttttcttccttggaaAAGCTCGATGCCATTTCTGTACACTGTGTGTATCACCAGGATTTTCCCTGCCCATTGTTTTCTGGGCAATTTTCATTCTGGTCTTTTTTGATACTTTGCATCCTGATGTTTGTATTTCTGATGTAGAAACAGATATAGGATGATCATTTCCAGTGTCATTTTTTAGCTTTAACCCTGTCAGAATAAACAGAATAATCAGCCATCTGTGTCCCAGTGCAAGAAAGCTACATAAATGGAGGGAAAAGTCAATGATGAttgctttaaaagaaatacaggaaCAAGTGATTTCTGGTCCAGTCTGGACAAAATGGCATAGACCCATTTCTCCTTGATCCTCCCTGATAGGCACAACAATAAACCCATTAAGTAATATGAGATAACtaaaagaaaattcttaaaatgttaagaaaaagacaaaccagTTTGGGACCCCacaacaagaaaaataacatagCAGGGTGGCTTATATCCCCACACCCAACAGAAGAAGGCAATTATCAACAGAAGCCTGCCTGGGTAGGCTTATTGTTTCCTGAATGTAAAAAGAAGTGCAAATAAAGCCTTGTTGATTGAACTCTGGATAAAACAGAATATGTGACTAACACCAATGTGCAGTTCGTCTTGGGCAAACATACATGATTATATAACTTTAGCACTGGAGCTGCTGGAAAGGTAAAAGCTAAATGGAGTTTCTGCTCTTCTTTACGTTTTCCATGAACTAATGACAACTTCAGAAGACTAGTAGGATTGTGTACTTTGTAGTTCAGATGGCTACATTTTTGAGCATTAACTTGCAGCATATTTCactatatttgtaattttctatttattacaaCTGGACAGCTCCAAACTCTTATTACTATTTATTATCTTGTAGCTAGGTAATAGTTCACTTTTTGCTTAATTTCTGCAAgccaataaaagaaaatgtatttaagtaTCGAGATGTTCAAAGGAAAGAGTAAAAAGTATTCATGGGGAAAAAGCTCTGTTTAACACATGTTTTATTGGATTGCATTATTAGCTGATTTCACTCActttatatttgcaaaataattgacatttctaatatttattgaaattgcTTAATTTGCACACCCTGTACTCTACACACAAAAATGTATCAAATATAAGAATGAAGTTAAAATTGTGACTGATTCACTTTAGCAGCGTGAATTGCCCAGCTTTTTGAAGATACAAGCTATAATATTTGTACTTCCCTATGTCTGTGCCATAAATGCTTGAAAACATTAAAgttttctggttttatcttttatatcaAAATAATCAGTGTAAACCTTGGTTGGTCCCTGAGTTCACTGAGTTCATTTGAGGTAATGGGGACCTGTAGACATTCTGACTAGATTTACTACCATGTGCCTTTGCCTACTTCTCTTTGATATAGCAAAATATTTAATTGAGAAATCACTTTATGTTACCATGGTGGATTTCCACTGTGCTGTAGCCGTTTTCCTTTGGATTCCCATCAGTGGTGCTGCTCAGTGGCTTGCATATAGActtgctatgaagaaatgcagAGGCAGCCCATGCTGCCCTGTTTCAAAGTTGAACTCTTTAAGCCCTTGAGAGTGGGCTTCACCCACTATTGCAGAGGCATTTTGCATTTGTCTGTAGCAAGAAATTCACCttctcaggccaggcgcggtggctcatgcctgtaatcccagcactttgggaggctaaggcaggcgatcacttgaggtcaggagttcgagaccagccaagccaacatggtgaaaccatgtctctaataaaaatacaaaaattagccagacgtggtggcacacacctgtagtcccagctactcaggatgctgaggcaggaaaattgcttgagcctaagaggtggaggtaggagtgagccaagattgcatcactgcactccagcctgggtgacagagtgagactctgacacacacacacacacacacacacacagagaaattcACCTTCTCAAACCAGTAAAATACAGACTTAATTCATAAGGACTGGAGCTACACATTGATATGTATCACCTTAGAGCAAGAGCTATGTTCTAGGAACCAAATCACAATTTTCAGTCATGGAACAATATATCCCATGGCAGAAGACTTTACGTGTGATCTGCTCTACTTTCATGCAATAATTTAAACTTTGATTGCCCAGTAGTCCTTTAAGTTAACATTTCTGTCTACTGCTACTGGATTTTTGttgcaaaaatatattaatgaccCACATGAAACATACTAAGTGAATCATTataaacaaaagggaaaaatgatTAAGAGAAAATTAAGTGATTATGTAACACCACTTATCCCAAACTAGAGAATAAGCCATTTCAAGCAACATCTTTGAAGAATCGTATGGTGTGAATTGGTTTGTATATGTTGGTATGTATTTATTCACACATTCATATACACTCAAGATACAGTTGGCCTAATTATAAATGGGGGCATTGGTAAAACTTACGAAGTGTCCTCATACTGAATTGTAATTTTCTCTTACCTGTAAAGTAAAATTTAGATCAATCCCATgtctttgttaaatatattttttaccagTCCTAAATTTAGGGTTTATTTCTAACTAGATCAAAATAAATGTAAGTTGTGGAACTCATTTTGAATATGATGGATATGCTCTACATTTGAATTTCAAGAGGCAATAATACTATTGGAATTATGTGAATTCTAACTCATTTTAACAAGGCAACCTGACCTGAACAGGATCACTTGAATGTTATCTTTTTTAGGATTACACTAATATTCTTCTCACAAAAGGTCTATAAAATATTGTAGttggaaaaataattatatcaaaatgTTTGGAAATTAGAAACTTTTCCTTAACTTTTATTGATATTGActtgaattattattttctaaactaAGAGCCATATGCCTACCTGTAAATCTTTCCACatatcatttaaatttttgtttgtattgttattgttgttgatttACAGATTAGTTATTAGTTTTTTATAGAATAATGCCATTGATGTGCATGCTTTTATGTTTTTTACAAAAGGGTGTGTTTggatgaaagttaaaaaaaaaaaaagctaaaatctTCCAcagtcaaaacaaaataattctacTTAGAATGCGGAAGTGTGACATGTATTTATAAAAAGCTCTCGAGGGGATCCTAATAATCCATTTATTTCCCACACATCATCAAGTTGAAAATCAATCAGCTGTTGGAACACTGGGACTCTCTCACAGGGGTGCATTTTCCATAAACAGAGGACATAACATATTACTTAACTTCTACACAAAGGGAAGGAAGAATCGTTACCTAGAGAGATGACAGTCTCATAGATATCCTGCATTACATCATTGTAGAGAGTCTTCTCAGGAGGATCCAATAATTGCCATTCTTCCTCAGAAAAATACACAGCCACATCTTCAAATGTCAACAAACTCTAAAGAAGAGAATGGGCTATAGTTTAGTACTTGCCACTTCAGAAGCTGTCCTACCACCCATTTCTGAATCACATGGTAGGCCAGGTGCTGAAGATGTTAACAGTACAAGATTTAGAGTAAAAGAGTgagaaggcagaaaggaaggagCAAAGAGGATCAGTAAATCACCTGGGAGGTGCCCAATTCCCACTGTGCCAAGCCTAGTTGCCTAGAGAATAACTGGGGCTAAAATGTCTCAAAGCACCTGCTGGACACTATGAGTCCTAGGCAGTAGGGACAAGCAGAGACAAGGCCACGGTCAAGTCACCTGAAAAAAGCCAGAAATAACAGCTCACCGGGGACTCAGGCAGGATGAGTTTAGATGCCATCTTTCAGTCTTTGGTTCTTTTCTGCTCAGAAAGGGCTAACATCTGTTGATCATGCACAGCTGTGTGTAGAAAATAGTCAGGGAAAATTTCTCTTTCCTATTTACAAACATCCCGAGCTGATTTCTAAAATACAGAACATCAGGATGCCCTCAGTAAAGATGGGTCACATTgacaagtgtgtgtgtggtgccAAGAAGTGGCCATCTCATTGTAAATAAGAACCAAATATCTACCACTCATACAACCTGTTCCCCAGTTCATGAATTCTTTAgatttcacaaaagaaattaaTCAAAGGAAATCTATTCATTTTTCCTCTCATAACATAAGCTGGGCAAGAATTGAAGGTTTGAAAATGAAGGGCTCAGGTCCTCCAGCGTACAGTAGATAATGTGGgagacttttgttttttattattttttcctagtgCACAATTTTCATCACATTCTGCCACTGATAGCCCATGTCTGACCCCAATTTTTCCTACAACTTGTGAGGGGGAGGTGGCCCCACCTGTCCCTGTTCCGTCTTCTCCTCTCAAGTTTCAAAGGAGTAGAGTCTACAGTGTGAATAGCAGGGTTCTGTGGTTTGGATatttctgtcccccaggctgaccCCCACCTTCAACCACCATCGACCCACTATACTCCCACGTGGGAGATATTATAGCTGCTAGCATGGCTGGCCGCCTGGAAAATTCCCATGGCATTCTAGGTGAACTAATTACCATCACAGCTCCCAGGAGAAGACAATTATGATGAAGCTCCTCACCTCTTTCATATACAGGCTGGGTTTCTTTGTGAGTGTTCCAGCCCAGCTGTTCTTGTAGTACCCGGTATGTATTCCAATATTCTTTCTGGAACACACCCATTGGTTGGGGCTCTGCTGGCTTCCACTTGAAGCCTGGGGCCACTGCTGTTCCTCCCAAGAGCACTGCCTCCTTTCCCAGCTCATGGGCTGTGACCTAGAAATAATCCCCATCCTCATTAGCACAGAACTTACTTTTGGTTTTGGGGTGGTAGTGGAGGGAGGAACAAGAGCAGAGCCCAGATTTGGGGAGTGCATGacattagagaagtaataaaaagaatgaagagtgCCACTATGTTCTCATAAAGAACTATACTCAAAATCTGGGATAATtaggataaaatagaaaaagctgTGACTACTGCAGATCCCCACCCCTCAACCCAGTGGCCCCCACCCCGATGCACAGAGCCCTGGCTCCAGCCACTAGCAAAGTTGGGTGGGCAGCCTGTTCCCCTGCTGGGTAACTTTCACTGGTTTGCTTTCTTGACTTGGATCCTTGTTTTAgtgaatttttatcttttggttttctgtaaaagaaaaggaattgaGTAAAAAAAGCTTTCCTGTTAGCCAGTTTCCAATCATCCAGGAAAGAATTTCACAGGGAATGAAGATGGATGGAAGAATAAATGGGGGGAAGAGTTGGGCTCCAATCTCTCTTCACATGACTTGGTAGTAATAAGACACCAAAAATATGCCCTGCCCTGGATTTTTCAAGGTAGGCTCCTGAAAAAAGGAAGTGTGCTGCCATCTTCCAAGGACAAACCTTGGTTTCCCACTCACCAGCAGGGCCAATGACAAGCCACTAAGTGAGGGCAATGCAGGTTCTTTCCTCCCAGCCCAGAGATGTGTGTTCCTGCTACAGAAGATACTACCCCTCAGCATCCTGATTCCCTCCACTTCTCTCTTGGCAATTGTCTTCTTTCCATatccttgtttcctttttttctttccattttgttctctttctttgcaGTCTCCCCAGAGCCGCTTGATTCATACTTCTGTTTGGTAACCTCTCTCTCCTTTGGTCTCTGTAAGTGCTGCCTATCTTGTGGATCTTCTCCCCTTTCCCAACTCTTTCTTGCcctttatttctctgtttctaaGAACTCAACTCTTTTCTCCTTGCCCATGCCAGACTAGGCCCACCACCATCAACTCACCCTGGCCCTAGAGAAgacaaaatgcatttatttcctCTAAGACCAGGAAAGGTTGTGCTAGGAATTTTGAAACCTGTGGACTGACTATTGCTGCATGTATGTCATTTTAGATCCTTGCTAGCTGTCCTAAATGAGCAACAGAAGAGGAACTTAATCTAGTTCTCTGATAACTCTTCCATTCTGATAAATTCACTTTTATCCTACTTCATTGTACATGTAGGGAATCTTTCTTCTTACCTCATTCTTTGTTCCATCAGGCTCCCTCTGCAAGAATTCCACCAGGACCAGAGCCTGTTTGACATTCTGTGGATGATGCTTCTGCACCCAGTTCTGGGTCTCCTTGGGCAGAATGCTCAGGAACTGCTCTAACACCAGCATTTCCAAGATCTGCTCTTTTGAGTGGATCTCTGGCCTCAGCCACTGATGGCATAATTTCTGAAGTTGGCTGATGGTCTCAAGCGGTCCAGTTGCTTCATGATAACGGAAGCTCCAGAAGTGCCTGCAAGCGCTCTCAGGACCAAGACTCTCTATGTTTGCGCTGTATTTCTTACTCTGACTGAAGTTCTCATTCACAGACCCACTAGTCTCCCACATAGCCCCCATCTGGGGGTTTGAGCATGAATCCGCCTTCAGCTCTCTCATCGTCATTTGCTCTAGGAACAGTTTTACTCTTGTGTGTGACACTGACACCCACCTGGTACCACCTTTGACAAATGAGGGTGCATCAGGTTTGGTACCAAATCAATGAATTGTTCTTCCCAAGAGCACTGAGGGAGAGCAGAAGAAAAGTACATGTCAAGAAGAAAACCACATGACACATATTTACTTGCTATTTATTGtaagaggaaaatgaagagagaagttCCTGTCTGGCTTCTCCTCTAAAATCAACTGTCAAGAATTGGAACATTCATGATGTTAGATTACTCAGAAG harbors:
- the ZNF75D gene encoding zinc finger protein 75D isoform X3, whose product is MSNRLWSWWNSCRGSLMEQRMRSQPMSWERRQCSWEEQQWPQASSGSQQSPNQWVCSRKNIGIHTGYYKNSWAGTLTKKPSLYMKESLLTFEDVAVYFSEEEWQLLDPPEKTLYNDVMQDIYETVISLGLKLKNDTGNDHPISVSTSEIQTSGCKVSKKTRMKIAQKTMGRENPGDTHSVQKWHRAFPRKKRKKLATCKQEVPKLMDLHGKGPTGEKPFKCQECGKSFRVSSDLIKHQRIHTGEKPYKCQQCDKRFRWSSDLNKHFMTHQGIKPYRCSWCGKSFSHNTNLHTHQRIHTGEKPFKCDECGKRFIQNSHLIKHQRTHTGEQPYTCSICKRNFSRRSSLLRHQKLHRRREACLLSSD
- the ZNF75D gene encoding zinc finger protein 75D isoform X4, with protein sequence MSWERRQCSWEEQQWPQASSGSQQSPNQWVCSRKNIGIHTGYYKNSWAGTLTKKPSLYMKESLLTFEDVAVYFSEEEWQLLDPPEKTLYNDVMQDIYETVISLGLKLKNDTGNDHPISVSTSEIQTSGCKVSKKTRMKIAQKTMGRENPGDTHSVQKWHRAFPRKKRKKLATCKQEVPKLMDLHGKGPTGEKPFKCQECGKSFRVSSDLIKHQRIHTGEKPYKCQQCDKRFRWSSDLNKHFMTHQGIKPYRCSWCGKSFSHNTNLHTHQRIHTGEKPFKCDECGKRFIQNSHLIKHQRTHTGEQPYTCSICKRNFSRRSSLLRHQKLHRRREACLLSSD
- the ZNF75D gene encoding zinc finger protein 75D isoform X5, whose protein sequence is MASKLILPESPSLLTFEDVAVYFSEEEWQLLDPPEKTLYNDVMQDIYETVISLGLKLKNDTGNDHPISVSTSEIQTSGCKVSKKTRMKIAQKTMGRENPGDTHSVQKWHRAFPRKKRKKLATCKQEVPKLMDLHGKGPTGEKPFKCQECGKSFRVSSDLIKHQRIHTGEKPYKCQQCDKRFRWSSDLNKHFMTHQGIKPYRCSWCGKSFSHNTNLHTHQRIHTGEKPFKCDECGKRFIQNSHLIKHQRTHTGEQPYTCSICKRNFSRRSSLLRHQKLHRRREACLLSSD
- the ZNF75D gene encoding zinc finger protein 75D isoform X1, giving the protein MTMRELKADSCSNPQMGAMWETSGSVNENFSQSKKYSANIESLGPESACRHFWSFRYHEATGPLETISQLQKLCHQWLRPEIHSKEQILEMLVLEQFLSILPKETQNWVQKHHPQNVKQALVLVEFLQREPDGTKNESLLTFEDVAVYFSEEEWQLLDPPEKTLYNDVMQDIYETVISLGLKLKNDTGNDHPISVSTSEIQTSGCKVSKKTRMKIAQKTMGRENPGDTHSVQKWHRAFPRKKRKKLATCKQEVPKLMDLHGKGPTGEKPFKCQECGKSFRVSSDLIKHQRIHTGEKPYKCQQCDKRFRWSSDLNKHFMTHQGIKPYRCSWCGKSFSHNTNLHTHQRIHTGEKPFKCDECGKRFIQNSHLIKHQRTHTGEQPYTCSICKRNFSRRSSLLRHQKLHRRREACLLSSD
- the ZNF75D gene encoding zinc finger protein 75D isoform X2, with the protein product MHSPNLGSALVPPSTTTPKPKVSSVLMRMGIISRSQPMSWERRQCSWEEQQWPQASSGSQQSPNQWVCSRKNIGIHTGYYKNSWAGTLTKKPSLYMKESLLTFEDVAVYFSEEEWQLLDPPEKTLYNDVMQDIYETVISLGLKLKNDTGNDHPISVSTSEIQTSGCKVSKKTRMKIAQKTMGRENPGDTHSVQKWHRAFPRKKRKKLATCKQEVPKLMDLHGKGPTGEKPFKCQECGKSFRVSSDLIKHQRIHTGEKPYKCQQCDKRFRWSSDLNKHFMTHQGIKPYRCSWCGKSFSHNTNLHTHQRIHTGEKPFKCDECGKRFIQNSHLIKHQRTHTGEQPYTCSICKRNFSRRSSLLRHQKLHRRREACLLSSD
- the ZNF75D gene encoding zinc finger protein 75D isoform X6, producing MQDIYETVISLGLKLKNDTGNDHPISVSTSEIQTSGCKVSKKTRMKIAQKTMGRENPGDTHSVQKWHRAFPRKKRKKLATCKQEVPKLMDLHGKGPTGEKPFKCQECGKSFRVSSDLIKHQRIHTGEKPYKCQQCDKRFRWSSDLNKHFMTHQGIKPYRCSWCGKSFSHNTNLHTHQRIHTGEKPFKCDECGKRFIQNSHLIKHQRTHTGEQPYTCSICKRNFSRRSSLLRHQKLHRRREACLLSSD